The Xenopus tropicalis strain Nigerian chromosome 2, UCB_Xtro_10.0, whole genome shotgun sequence genome window below encodes:
- the LOC101734873 gene encoding uncharacterized protein LOC101734873 has translation MAAFSASLPWLESTKSQIQNLQIWKEFSSRLHDAVQQQMNESSIKQFTDLSESEKVFVLEKAAKALQTGDVYNKVSTHISSCLEENLYSSVAHEVQDSDVPKNQSALVTRHIYDGVVNILEKRPSLKLKLRVLFNQPLPTSIRNLVWKLQLSNTKARMEYLKQLSMNKARSMLDRDISLQCQDILTKVHAFQHLKANNSVLRTMRNVLSYYHKLQHMEGSLPEPEYLLLLPLVQVALDSNPRTSLDSSSTQLVEEYVAFMDYRPSIMHRPHTPEVSLRSDGLFKEMAQLLKNIAQNLAHTIENIYSSLAKTPEEALQVGLTKMLQPVIQVLFVGYLNMNTLLYVWDQYILGLNEPVYNCLSAFSLAFLILMHDRLSTCISHHELETVIKTQGPALSVDEFQIVIDKYFYSELFSQLNREGSSPLPVHDPTQATPLWSHISKTTDPQRKRPQDRRQVREERELLRKQVAERQKTEEKIQRLREQEQKKQEEERLNRLLEDTKKRFDAQKAHLEKELMQERQQSYEKQKLAEAQISELQGQIRRLMQQRPTSAGGYSMESLIAPPPSANSQAPNETPHIAPPASPEQQAATTVKEVNGKTSNSVALDLLKQIMESADSIVNGQSFAERDTLNAIMERHLKEYREDVKNSEIEILGHELDTNELDRVQEPQRSAIARRLTLAVQRKTEARYAASLKSRERFPES, from the exons ATGGCAGCCTTCTCAGCAAGTCTCCCCTGGTTGGAAAGCACAAAGTCACAGATTCAGAACCTCCAG ATATGGAAGGAATTCTCTTCTAGACTCCATGATGCCGTCCAGCAGCAAATGAATGAAAGCAGCATTAAACAATTCACAGATCTGTCGGAGTCAGAGAAAGTATTTGTGTTGGAAAAAGCAGCCAAGGCTTTGCAAACAG GAGACGTTTACAATAAGGTTTCCACCCATATCAGCTCCTGCCTTGAAGAGAATTTATACAGCTCTGTGGCTCATGAAGTACAAGACAGTGACGTTCCAAAGAATCAGTCTGCCTTAGTTACTAGGCATATTTATGATGGAGTG GTGAACATACTGGAGAAAAGACCATCTCTGAAACTCAAACTCCGTGTCCTATTCAATCAGCCCTTACCTACTTCCATAAGAAATTTAGTATGGAAATTGCAACTGTCCAACACAAAGG CACGTATGGAATACCTGAAGCAATTGTCCATGAACAAGGCCAGATCTATGCTGGACAGGGATATTTCACTCCAGTGCCAAGATATACTGACTAAAGTCCATGCATTTCAACATCTGAAAGCAAATAACA gtgtTTTAAGGACCATGCGTAATGTTCTATCTTATTACCATAAGCTTCAGCACATGGAGGGTAGTCTTCCTGAGCCAGAGtatcttcttcttctgcctctggtCCAGGTTGCCTTAGACAGTAACCCCAGAACATCTCTTGACTCTAGTTCTACCCAGTTGGTTGAAGAATATGTGGCTTTTATGGACTACCGGCCATCTATCATGCACAGGCCACATACCCCTGAG GTTTCATTGCGTAGTGATGGTCTTTTTAAAGAAATGGCGCAGTTGTTAAAGAACATTGCACAAAATTTGGCACATACCATAGAAAATATATACTCATCACTCG CCAAAACTCCAGAAGAAGCTCTCCAGGTGGGATTAACCAAGATGTTACAACCAGTCATTCAGGTCCTCTTTGtag GTTATCTGAACATGAACACTTTACTATATGTTTGGGACCAGTACATCTTAGGACTTAATGAGCCTGTTTATAACTGCCTGTCCGCCTTCAGCCTGGCATTTCTTATACTGATGCACGATCGCCTCAGCACCTGCATTTCT CACCATGAATTGGAAACAGTGATTAAGACACAAGGTCCTGCTTTGTCTGTGGATGAGTTTCAGATAGTAATCGATAAGTATTTCTACTCTGAACTCTTTAGCCAGTTGAACAGAGAAGGAAGCAGCCCACTTCCGGTGCACGACCCAACACAAG CCACCCCATTGTGGAGTCACATTTCCAAAACAACAGACCCACAAAGAAAAAGGCCACAAGACAGAAGGCAAGTTAG AGAAGAACGAGAGCTGCTTAGGAAGCAAGTCGCAGAGAGACAGAAAACAGAAGAAAAGATACAACGTCTTCGAGAACAAGaacaaaaaaa GCAGGAGGAAGAGAGGCTCAACAGATTACTTGAAGACACCAAGAAAAGGTTTGATGCACAGAAAGCTCATCTTGAAAAGGAGCTTATGCAG GAACGGCAGCAGAGCTATGAGAAGCAGAAACTGGCTGAGGCACAAATAAGTGAATTACAAGGGCAAATCAGGAGACTAATGCAGCAAAGACCG ACATCCGCTGGTGGATATTCCATGGAAAG CCTTATTGCTCCTCCACCTTCTGCAAATTCCCAGGCGCCTAATGAGACTCCGCATATTGCACCTCCAGCATCTCCAGAGCAGCAAGCAG CAACAACTGTTAAAGAAGTGAATGGAAAAACATCTAATTCCGTGGCACTTGATCTGCTAAAACAGATAATGGAGTCTGCAGATTCAA TTGTTAATGGGCAAAGTTTTGCTGAACGGGACACTTTAAATGCAATTATGGAAAGGCATCTGAAAGAATACAGAGAAGATGTGAAGAATTCAGAG ATAGAAATATTGGGCCACGAACTGGATACAAATGAATTAGACAGGGTACAGGAGCCACAGAGATCCGCTATAGCAAGGAGATTAACGTTGGCCGTCCAAAGGAAAACAGAGGCCCGCTATGCAGCTTCTCTGAAATCAAGGGAAAGGTTTCCTGAATCATGA